In one window of Campylobacter coli DNA:
- the rpmI gene encoding 50S ribosomal protein L35 produces MPKMKSVKSAVKRFKVGKNKIKRGSAFRSHILTKKPAKRMRDLRTAKYVHSTNVKAVEKMLGI; encoded by the coding sequence ATGCCAAAGATGAAAAGCGTAAAAAGCGCAGTTAAACGCTTTAAAGTAGGTAAAAATAAAATCAAAAGAGGTTCTGCTTTTAGAAGCCATATTTTGACTAAGAAACCTGCAAAAAGAATGCGTGATCTTCGCACAGCTAAATATGTGCACAGCACAAATGTAAAAGCTGTAGAAAAAATGTTAGGAATTTAA
- a CDS encoding iron-sulfur cluster assembly scaffold protein NifU, which yields MGKNSLIGGSIWDEYSQKVQDRMNNPQHMGEFTEEDAKNRNAKLIVADFGAESCGDAVRLFWLVDEKTDTIIDAKFKSFGCGTAIASSDTMVDLCIGKTVDEAVKITNLDVEFAMRDNPETPAVPPQKMHCSVMAYDVIKQAAAHYKGINPEDFEDQIIVCECARVSLGTIKEVIKLNDLHTVEEITQYTKAGAFCKSCVKPGGHEKREYYLVDILAETRAEMDREKLKNAVKSDVAFDEMTLVGQLKAVEAVLDAEIRPMLHNDGGDLEVIDIQKAEGAAIDVYIRYLGACSGCSSGSGATLYAIETILQEELSPNIRVMPV from the coding sequence ATGGGAAAAAATAGTTTAATTGGTGGATCTATCTGGGATGAATACTCACAAAAAGTCCAAGATAGAATGAATAATCCACAACATATGGGGGAATTTACAGAAGAAGATGCCAAAAATAGAAATGCCAAACTTATCGTAGCTGATTTTGGTGCAGAAAGCTGTGGCGATGCAGTAAGACTTTTTTGGCTTGTGGATGAAAAAACAGATACTATTATTGATGCTAAATTTAAAAGCTTTGGCTGTGGAACTGCCATAGCAAGTAGTGATACAATGGTAGATCTTTGTATAGGAAAAACTGTGGATGAAGCAGTTAAAATTACTAACTTAGATGTAGAATTTGCAATGCGAGATAATCCAGAAACTCCAGCTGTTCCGCCTCAAAAAATGCATTGTTCGGTTATGGCTTACGATGTGATTAAACAAGCAGCAGCGCATTATAAAGGAATCAATCCTGAAGATTTTGAAGATCAAATCATAGTTTGTGAGTGTGCTAGAGTAAGTCTTGGAACTATCAAAGAAGTGATCAAACTCAATGATTTACACACTGTAGAAGAAATCACTCAATACACCAAAGCAGGTGCTTTTTGTAAATCCTGTGTAAAACCAGGAGGACATGAAAAAAGAGAATACTATCTGGTTGATATTTTGGCTGAAACAAGAGCTGAAATGGATAGAGAGAAACTTAAAAATGCTGTGAAAAGTGATGTAGCATTTGATGAAATGACTTTAGTAGGTCAATTAAAAGCAGTAGAAGCTGTTTTAGATGCAGAAATTCGTCCTATGCTCCATAATGATGGTGGAGATTTGGAAGTAATTGATATACAAAAGGCCGAAGGTGCCGCAATTGATGTATATATTCGCTATCTTGGAGCTTGCAGCGGATGCTCAAGCGGAAGCGGTGCAACTCTTTATGCTATCGAAACTATCTTACAAGAAGAACTGAGCCCAAATATTCGCGTTATGCCAGTTTGA
- the moaC gene encoding cyclic pyranopterin monophosphate synthase MoaC has product MELTHLDENNRPKMVDVSQKDVSKRVATASGMISMSEEAFKAIKNNTAKKGPVLQTAVIAAIMGAKKTSEIIPMCHPLMISKIETDIVEFPKDYTFKLIVTVKCEGKTGVEMEALSGVSIGLLTIYDMIKAIDKTMKISEIVLESKEGGKSGKFVRS; this is encoded by the coding sequence ATGGAATTGACTCATTTGGATGAAAACAACCGCCCTAAAATGGTAGACGTAAGTCAAAAAGATGTGAGTAAAAGAGTGGCCACAGCAAGCGGTATGATCAGCATGAGCGAAGAAGCTTTTAAGGCTATAAAAAACAATACCGCAAAAAAAGGCCCCGTGCTTCAAACTGCTGTTATAGCAGCTATCATGGGAGCTAAAAAAACCAGTGAAATTATCCCTATGTGTCATCCCTTGATGATTTCTAAGATTGAGACAGATATAGTTGAATTTCCTAAAGACTATACCTTTAAACTTATAGTAACGGTAAAATGCGAGGGTAAAACAGGGGTAGAAATGGAAGCCTTAAGCGGTGTTAGCATAGGACTTTTAACTATCTATGATATGATTAAAGCCATTGATAAAACGATGAAAATAAGTGAAATTGTACTTGAAAGTAAAGAAGGGGGTAAAAGTGGTAAATTTGTGCGATCTTAA
- a CDS encoding DUF493 domain-containing protein: MVNLCDLKQEPIVNYPTFWDYKVIFEAHVHAGALFEELLGQRDFKYKHSNASSSGKYQSFLLSVYVDSKKDRLDIFEKLKAKAKFVL, translated from the coding sequence GTGGTAAATTTGTGCGATCTTAAACAAGAGCCTATTGTTAATTATCCTACTTTTTGGGATTATAAGGTGATTTTTGAAGCACATGTTCATGCAGGAGCTTTGTTTGAAGAGCTTTTAGGACAAAGAGATTTTAAATACAAACATTCTAATGCAAGTTCTAGTGGAAAATATCAAAGTTTTTTGCTGAGTGTTTATGTAGATAGCAAAAAGGATCGTTTGGATATTTTCGAAAAATTAAAAGCTAAAGCTAAATTTGTGCTTTAA
- the cheQ gene encoding cheVAW transcriptional regulator CheQ codes for MKSIILPPNEFLDHYVLNAEFHRLAGISKNAYKFWKKVEIGRYQGTRIIFLHKNSILEKHREVLKQCSDLSGFVLASAFCSFTGLAPSHLVKKNNSSIYKLLDLKEIHGIKFVNLKKFYDFLGLNYYQHIYIEKCHFFSPTPFEKRIKITESMCVGYY; via the coding sequence ATGAAAAGTATTATTTTACCACCTAATGAATTTTTAGACCATTATGTTTTAAACGCGGAATTTCATCGTTTAGCTGGAATTTCAAAAAATGCTTATAAATTTTGGAAAAAAGTAGAAATCGGTAGATATCAAGGGACTCGTATTATTTTTTTACACAAGAATTCTATCCTAGAAAAACATCGAGAAGTTTTAAAACAATGCAGCGATTTAAGTGGTTTTGTATTAGCAAGTGCCTTTTGTTCTTTTACGGGACTAGCCCCATCGCATCTTGTGAAAAAAAATAATTCTTCAATTTATAAACTTTTAGATTTAAAAGAAATTCATGGTATTAAATTTGTCAATCTTAAAAAATTTTATGATTTTTTGGGGCTAAATTATTATCAGCATATTTACATAGAAAAATGTCATTTTTTTAGCCCCACGCCTTTTGAAAAGCGTATAAAAATCACTGAGAGTATGTGCGTTGGGTATTATTAA
- a CDS encoding diacylglycerol kinase, with the protein MKPKYHLLNNARYALEGILALFKNEMAFRLELCVIIPAIVFSFFLDVSFLEHLFLIAVLILILIVEALNSAIEACVDLITNEWHEKAKVAKDCASAAVFFSVCLALFIWGFILGKLWL; encoded by the coding sequence ATGAAACCAAAATATCATCTTTTAAATAATGCACGATATGCGCTAGAAGGAATTCTAGCCTTGTTTAAAAATGAAATGGCTTTTCGACTAGAGCTTTGCGTGATTATCCCCGCTATCGTTTTTAGCTTTTTTTTAGATGTAAGCTTTTTAGAGCATTTATTTTTAATCGCTGTTTTAATTCTCATCTTAATCGTTGAAGCTTTAAATTCAGCCATAGAAGCTTGTGTGGATTTGATTACAAATGAATGGCATGAAAAAGCTAAAGTTGCTAAAGATTGTGCAAGTGCGGCAGTATTTTTTAGTGTGTGTTTAGCGCTTTTTATTTGGGGTTTTATCTTAGGAAAACTATGGCTGTAA
- a CDS encoding exodeoxyribonuclease III — protein MKLLSWNVNGLRAICDKNALDWIIKENIDFIGFQEIKAHEDKFPKKIYEYPFKHMYSNSAKRAGYSGVMSLCNFDSEVKKCEFFDDEEGRVLEHRFKNIALFNIYFPNGQKDEERLGFKMKFYADFLVYLEKLLKDGFEIIICGDVNTAHKEIDLTHPKANANTSGFLPIERAWIDDLLKLGFIDTFREINGDIKEKYSWWSYRMKARERNVGWRIDYFFISTGLKDKLKNAFIRDDIFGSDHAPVGIEIDI, from the coding sequence ATGAAACTACTTTCATGGAATGTCAATGGCTTAAGAGCTATTTGTGATAAAAATGCACTTGATTGGATAATAAAGGAAAATATTGATTTTATAGGTTTTCAAGAAATTAAAGCACATGAAGATAAATTTCCTAAGAAAATTTATGAATATCCTTTTAAGCATATGTATTCTAATTCTGCCAAAAGAGCTGGATACTCGGGTGTTATGAGTCTTTGCAATTTTGATAGCGAAGTGAAAAAATGTGAATTTTTTGATGATGAAGAAGGTAGAGTTTTAGAACATCGTTTTAAAAATATAGCACTTTTTAATATCTATTTTCCAAATGGACAAAAAGATGAAGAGCGTTTGGGTTTTAAGATGAAATTCTATGCGGATTTTTTAGTGTATTTAGAAAAGCTTTTAAAGGATGGTTTTGAGATTATTATTTGTGGTGATGTCAATACCGCGCACAAAGAAATCGATCTTACCCATCCAAAAGCAAATGCCAATACCTCGGGATTTTTACCCATAGAAAGAGCTTGGATTGATGATTTGCTAAAACTTGGTTTTATTGATACTTTTAGAGAGATTAATGGCGATATCAAAGAAAAATACTCGTGGTGGAGTTATAGAATGAAAGCAAGAGAAAGAAATGTGGGCTGGAGAATTGATTATTTTTTCATTTCAACAGGTTTAAAAGACAAGCTTAAAAATGCTTTCATAAGAGATGATATTTTTGGTTCAGATCACGCGCCTGTAGGTATAGAAATAGATATTTAA
- the pyrC gene encoding dihydroorotase has translation MTLKNPLDMHLHLRDENMLGLVAPFSAKDFRAGVIMPNLVPPLCDLESLKAYKTRIINACENENFTPLMTLFFKNYDEKFLESAKDEIFGIKLYPAGITTNSKGGVSSFDIENLKPTLEVMSDLQIPLLVHGETNDFVMDRESNFAKIYENLAKNFPRLKIVMEHITTQTLCELLKDYENLYATITLHHLIITLDDVIGGKMKPHLFCKPIAKHYKDKEALCELAFGGYEKVMFGSDSAPHPKHEKECCGCAAGVFSASVALCVLADLFSKNSNEANLQRFISDNACKVHNLTFDKEKTIVLENQEWQVPNEYKNESEKVVPFMAGETLKFRVR, from the coding sequence ATGACACTTAAAAACCCACTAGATATGCATTTGCATTTAAGAGATGAAAATATGCTAGGCTTGGTTGCACCTTTTAGTGCTAAAGATTTTCGTGCGGGTGTGATTATGCCAAATTTAGTTCCACCACTTTGTGATTTAGAGAGTTTAAAAGCTTATAAAACGCGTATAATAAATGCTTGTGAAAATGAGAATTTCACTCCTTTAATGACTCTTTTTTTTAAAAATTATGATGAAAAATTTCTTGAAAGTGCCAAAGATGAAATTTTTGGTATCAAGCTTTATCCTGCGGGCATTACTACAAATTCAAAAGGCGGGGTTTCAAGCTTTGATATAGAGAATTTAAAACCTACTTTAGAAGTGATGAGTGATTTACAAATTCCACTTTTAGTGCATGGAGAAACCAATGATTTTGTGATGGATAGGGAAAGCAATTTTGCTAAAATCTATGAAAATTTGGCTAAAAATTTTCCGCGTCTTAAGATTGTTATGGAGCATATTACGACTCAAACCTTATGTGAACTTTTGAAAGATTATGAAAATTTATATGCAACCATTACTTTGCATCATTTAATCATCACTTTAGATGATGTTATCGGTGGAAAAATGAAGCCTCATCTTTTTTGCAAGCCTATAGCTAAGCATTACAAAGATAAAGAAGCGCTTTGTGAGCTTGCTTTTGGTGGATATGAAAAAGTTATGTTCGGAAGCGATAGCGCGCCACATCCTAAGCATGAAAAAGAATGTTGCGGTTGTGCAGCGGGTGTGTTTAGTGCGAGTGTGGCGCTTTGTGTTTTAGCTGATCTTTTTAGTAAAAATTCAAATGAAGCCAATTTACAAAGATTTATTTCAGATAATGCTTGCAAAGTACATAATTTAACCTTTGACAAAGAAAAAACCATCGTTTTAGAAAATCAAGAATGGCAAGTTCCAAACGAATATAAAAACGAAAGTGAAAAAGTAGTTCCTTTTATGGCAGG
- a CDS encoding NifS family cysteine desulfurase, translating into MKVYLDNNATTMLDPNAYELMLPFLKDMYGNPNSLHQWGSATHPALREAMDKLYAGLGANDLDDIVITSCATESINWVLKGIYFDHILDKERNEVIISSVEHPAVAAAAQFLKSLGVKLIELPVNEEGVSTPQDLQNVISDKTALVSVMWANNETGMIFDIQKMAEITHEFGALFHTDATQAVGKIKVNLNQVGVDFASFSAHKFHGPKGVGGLFIKKGLKLTPLLHGGEHMGGRRSGTLNVPYIVAMAEALRIANTMLEFEDSHIRRLRDKLEDSILALPDTSVVGKREHRVPNTILASIKGVEGEAMLWDLNKNGIAASTGSACASEALESNPIMEAIGAENDLAHTALRLSLSRFNTEDEIDYAAKQIKAATERLRAISCTYAYNPNNYK; encoded by the coding sequence GTGAAAGTATATTTAGACAATAATGCAACAACGATGCTTGATCCAAATGCATACGAATTAATGTTGCCATTTTTAAAAGACATGTATGGAAATCCAAACAGTCTTCATCAATGGGGTAGTGCAACTCACCCTGCTTTAAGAGAAGCCATGGATAAACTTTATGCGGGACTTGGCGCAAATGATCTAGATGATATAGTTATAACATCCTGTGCTACTGAGAGTATCAACTGGGTGCTTAAGGGTATATATTTTGATCATATTTTAGATAAAGAACGCAATGAAGTGATTATCTCTAGCGTAGAACATCCAGCAGTAGCTGCCGCAGCTCAATTTTTAAAAAGTTTAGGTGTAAAGCTTATAGAACTTCCAGTAAATGAAGAAGGAGTTTCTACTCCTCAAGATTTACAAAATGTGATCAGTGATAAAACTGCACTTGTTAGCGTAATGTGGGCTAATAATGAAACAGGAATGATTTTTGATATTCAAAAAATGGCAGAAATTACTCATGAATTTGGAGCGCTTTTTCATACAGATGCTACTCAAGCAGTAGGGAAAATCAAAGTGAATTTAAACCAAGTAGGAGTTGATTTTGCTTCATTTTCAGCTCATAAATTCCATGGACCAAAAGGTGTAGGCGGACTTTTTATCAAAAAAGGTCTTAAGCTCACTCCTCTTTTGCATGGCGGAGAGCATATGGGAGGTAGAAGAAGTGGTACATTAAATGTGCCTTATATAGTTGCTATGGCAGAAGCTTTGCGTATTGCGAACACTATGCTTGAATTTGAAGACTCACATATTCGCCGTTTAAGAGATAAACTTGAAGATAGTATTTTAGCTCTTCCAGATACTAGTGTTGTAGGAAAAAGAGAGCATCGCGTTCCTAATACAATTTTAGCAAGTATTAAGGGTGTTGAAGGCGAAGCTATGCTTTGGGACTTAAATAAAAATGGTATTGCAGCAAGCACCGGATCAGCCTGTGCTAGCGAAGCATTAGAAAGCAATCCTATCATGGAAGCAATCGGAGCTGAAAATGACTTAGCGCATACAGCTTTAAGACTTTCTTTATCACGCTTTAATACAGAAGATGAAATTGATTATGCAGCAAAACAAATCAAAGCTGCCACAGAACGCTTAAGAGCAATTTCTTGTACTTATGCTTATAATCCAAATAATTATAAATAA
- a CDS encoding HDOD domain-containing protein, whose protein sequence is MATDMNEILLRSVEVLPPLPDTINKLRKYINESGSNVKIDEIANIISSDPLMTAKLLRLANSPFYGFSREITSLPQVVSLLGIGNIVNTIMADSIRDSFKIDVSPYGLDTADFVSKCSEETSFIMDWLGNEDKKLSHLLVPCSMLLRLGIVVFSNFLIQNKKDGEFLARLEKNNFSDLSIVENEFLGVDHISFLGFLLYRWKFDDMLVETICFARSPHAARNEVKKSAYALSVVDHLFTPHNNFSSFNIKASIALINEARSQGIDFNLDNFISKLPKEAKENLIKEG, encoded by the coding sequence ATGGCAACTGATATGAATGAAATTTTACTCCGAAGTGTTGAAGTTTTACCTCCTTTGCCTGATACCATAAATAAACTAAGAAAATATATCAACGAATCGGGTTCTAATGTAAAAATTGATGAAATTGCTAATATTATTTCAAGTGATCCTTTAATGACTGCTAAGCTTTTACGCTTGGCTAATTCTCCCTTTTATGGTTTTTCAAGAGAAATCACCTCTTTACCTCAAGTTGTCTCTCTTTTGGGCATAGGCAATATCGTTAATACCATCATGGCAGATTCAATTAGGGATAGTTTTAAAATCGATGTATCGCCTTATGGATTAGACACAGCAGATTTTGTAAGCAAATGCAGTGAGGAAACTTCTTTTATTATGGATTGGTTGGGTAATGAGGATAAAAAGCTATCGCATTTGCTAGTGCCTTGTTCTATGCTTTTAAGACTTGGTATTGTAGTTTTTTCTAATTTTCTTATTCAAAATAAAAAAGATGGCGAGTTCTTAGCTAGATTGGAAAAAAATAATTTTAGTGATTTATCTATAGTGGAGAATGAATTTTTAGGTGTTGATCATATTTCATTCTTAGGATTTTTACTTTATCGTTGGAAATTTGATGATATGCTAGTTGAAACTATTTGTTTTGCTCGATCTCCACACGCAGCTAGAAATGAAGTTAAAAAATCAGCTTACGCTCTTTCGGTTGTCGATCATCTTTTTACACCTCATAATAATTTTTCTTCTTTTAATATCAAGGCTTCTATTGCTTTGATTAATGAAGCCCGAAGTCAAGGGATTGATTTTAATCTTGATAATTTTATCTCAAAACTTCCAAAAGAGGCTAAAGAAAACTTGATAAAAGAAGGCTAA
- the rplT gene encoding 50S ribosomal protein L20, which yields MARVKTGVVRRRRHKKVLKLARGFYSGRRKHFRKAKEQLERSLVYAYRDRRRKKRDFRRLWIVRINAACRLNDLSYSKFINGLKKAGIELDRKILADLAMNDAAAFAKIAEAAKKAL from the coding sequence ATGGCAAGAGTAAAAACAGGTGTTGTAAGACGCCGCCGACATAAAAAAGTTCTAAAATTAGCACGCGGTTTTTATAGTGGACGCCGCAAACATTTTAGAAAAGCAAAAGAACAATTAGAAAGAAGTCTTGTTTATGCGTATCGCGATAGACGCCGCAAGAAAAGAGATTTTCGCCGTCTTTGGATTGTGCGTATCAATGCTGCTTGCAGATTAAATGATTTAAGTTATTCTAAATTTATTAATGGACTTAAAAAAGCAGGTATTGAGCTTGATAGAAAAATTCTAGCTGATTTGGCAATGAATGATGCTGCTGCTTTTGCAAAAATCGCAGAAGCTGCAAAAAAAGCACTTTAA
- a CDS encoding phosphoethanolamine--lipid A transferase, which yields MFKFKLSWFQFVLFNSILITLLNFNLHSFVYEKLSQNLLLTLVFIVAYFGLVHMIFSLIFVKYLTKILSIFFILSSCISLYFITFYGILIDSDMIQNVVQTDVKEVKDLLSWRLVLSVIIVLLFCIFILKIRIENNVEQDFFKRIRVRILSAFLGCFIFLIFFMPLSKTFIPFFRTYNEIRMYNVPFYPIYAVYRYYVRFLKPKPEFKTIGDDAFKEDNTTKKLLVLVVGETARAANYSLGEYAKNDTNFYTNKNNVVFFDNFSSCGTATAVSLPCMFSLSKRQNYSSSEYQENVMDILQKTGVKASWIDNNSGKCKGVCDRLSDKQQLSSDWDENLLPSLKERLGNLDTQNIIVLHLQGSHGPAYYKRYPSEFKKFTPTCDTNELSKCASEALINTYDNTLLYTDYLLSEIIELLKEKKDYESSLLYLSDHGESLGENGIYLHGMPYAIAPRHQTHIPVIFWSSDENLMTTAQNHKSLNLSQDNLFSTLLGYFNIQTAVYEPSYDILNQALKAN from the coding sequence ATGTTTAAATTTAAACTTTCTTGGTTTCAATTTGTACTTTTTAATTCTATACTTATTACACTTTTAAATTTTAATTTGCATTCATTTGTTTATGAAAAATTATCCCAAAATTTATTGCTAACTTTAGTTTTTATTGTGGCTTATTTTGGTTTGGTCCATATGATTTTTTCACTTATTTTTGTAAAATATTTAACTAAAATATTATCTATATTTTTTATTTTATCATCTTGCATTAGTCTTTATTTTATTACTTTTTATGGAATTTTAATTGATTCAGATATGATACAAAATGTCGTGCAAACTGATGTAAAAGAAGTGAAAGATTTGCTAAGTTGGCGTTTGGTTTTATCGGTTATTATTGTTTTACTTTTTTGCATTTTTATTTTAAAAATTCGTATTGAAAATAATGTAGAACAAGATTTTTTTAAAAGAATACGAGTTAGGATTTTAAGTGCGTTTTTGGGTTGTTTTATATTTTTAATCTTCTTTATGCCTTTAAGTAAAACCTTTATACCTTTTTTTAGAACTTACAACGAAATAAGAATGTATAATGTTCCTTTTTATCCAATTTATGCTGTATATCGTTATTATGTGCGTTTTTTAAAGCCAAAGCCTGAATTTAAAACCATAGGCGATGATGCGTTTAAAGAGGATAATACTACAAAGAAACTTTTAGTTTTAGTAGTGGGTGAAACTGCTAGAGCGGCGAATTATTCTCTTGGAGAATATGCTAAAAATGATACTAATTTTTATACCAATAAAAATAATGTAGTATTTTTTGATAATTTTTCTTCATGCGGTACTGCTACGGCGGTGAGTTTGCCTTGTATGTTTTCTCTTTCAAAGCGTCAAAACTATTCAAGTAGCGAATATCAAGAAAATGTTATGGATATCTTGCAAAAAACAGGCGTAAAAGCTTCTTGGATAGATAATAATTCAGGCAAGTGTAAAGGAGTTTGCGATAGGTTATCTGACAAGCAGCAACTCTCTAGCGATTGGGATGAGAATTTATTGCCTTCTTTAAAAGAAAGATTAGGCAATTTAGATACTCAAAATATCATAGTTCTTCATTTGCAAGGCTCTCATGGACCAGCCTATTATAAGCGTTATCCAAGCGAATTTAAAAAATTTACTCCAACTTGCGATACTAATGAACTTTCAAAATGTGCTAGTGAGGCTTTAATCAATACTTATGACAATACTTTGCTTTATACGGATTATCTTTTAAGTGAGATTATCGAACTTTTAAAAGAAAAAAAAGATTATGAGAGTTCTTTATTATACCTTTCAGATCATGGAGAAAGTTTGGGTGAAAATGGAATTTATTTACACGGAATGCCTTATGCTATAGCACCAAGACATCAAACTCATATTCCTGTTATTTTTTGGAGTAGTGATGAAAATTTAATGACCACAGCTCAAAATCATAAAAGTTTAAATCTTTCTCAAGATAATCTTTTTAGCACGCTTTTGGGTTATTTTAATATTCAAACCGCTGTCTATGAGCCAAGCTATGATATATTAAATCAAGCTTTAAAGGCTAATTAA
- a CDS encoding highly acidic protein, with protein sequence MAYDDEDLEFDDYEGEEDEYAHNHHKSYNYDDDDYDFDDEANDDDFYEMD encoded by the coding sequence ATGGCTTATGATGATGAAGATTTAGAATTTGATGATTATGAAGGCGAAGAAGATGAGTATGCTCACAACCATCACAAATCCTACAATTATGATGATGATGATTATGACTTTGATGATGAAGCAAATGATGATGATTTTTATGAAATGGATTAA
- a CDS encoding replication/maintenance protein RepL, producing the protein MAVKIENLMREILGKKRFELLQFLCENADENGFVMVKISELEARLNQSKPTIIATFKFLEEKKLFKKLKNGFYQLCIPCD; encoded by the coding sequence ATGGCTGTAAAAATTGAAAATTTAATGAGAGAAATTTTAGGCAAAAAACGCTTTGAGCTGCTTCAATTTTTATGTGAAAATGCGGATGAGAATGGTTTTGTGATGGTAAAAATAAGTGAGCTTGAAGCAAGATTAAATCAAAGCAAACCTACCATCATCGCAACTTTTAAATTTTTAGAAGAAAAAAAGCTTTTTAAAAAGTTGAAAAATGGATTTTATCAACTTTGCATCCCTTGTGATTAG
- a CDS encoding MFS transporter has product MRKTLSKKDIKTLGLSSLGGTLEFYDFIIFAFFSSYISKNFFPENLSPFWQLFNTYGIFAAAYVVRPLGGIVMAHFGDKFGRKKMFMLSILLMVIPTFALAFIPSYESIGYLCVALLMLIRIAQGISIGGELPGAWIFVYEHSPKGQRRTYIGFLTASVVGGILLGSIVFLLMHKIYTQEELYEWAWRVPFFLGGIFGLISIYLRKFLSETPVFEQMRKENVLEKFPLKEVFKRAKAGVVISMLITWVLTGCIIVMILFIPKYMAEILQFDTNFQTYLQMGGIFFISLGCIISGILADKIGIFKSGIIFSLFFGLACAFYFHFLYNTNANIILVSIFYLMACFFGGVMNFCPLIMNEVFEAKIKFSGLSFSYNIAYAIAGGITPQLALLLHKFAFANLDNAWRFSLGYYMFLIVLLALLSAFIFRYLNNTQRTYSQ; this is encoded by the coding sequence ATGAGAAAAACTCTTAGTAAAAAAGATATAAAAACACTAGGACTTTCATCTTTGGGCGGAACCTTAGAATTTTATGATTTTATTATCTTTGCATTTTTTTCAAGTTATATTTCAAAAAACTTCTTTCCTGAAAATTTAAGCCCTTTTTGGCAACTTTTCAATACCTATGGTATATTTGCGGCAGCTTATGTGGTAAGACCACTAGGCGGTATAGTGATGGCACATTTTGGTGATAAATTTGGGCGCAAAAAAATGTTTATGCTAAGTATTTTACTTATGGTAATACCAACTTTTGCACTAGCCTTTATCCCTTCTTATGAAAGTATTGGTTATCTTTGTGTAGCACTTTTAATGCTTATAAGAATAGCTCAAGGTATTTCCATAGGAGGAGAATTGCCCGGTGCTTGGATTTTTGTATATGAACATTCTCCAAAAGGACAAAGAAGAACTTATATAGGCTTTTTAACAGCTTCTGTAGTGGGTGGAATTTTACTTGGAAGTATAGTATTTTTACTAATGCACAAAATTTACACTCAAGAAGAACTATATGAGTGGGCTTGGAGAGTTCCTTTCTTTCTAGGTGGAATTTTTGGACTTATTTCAATATATCTTAGAAAATTTTTAAGTGAAACTCCTGTTTTTGAACAAATGAGAAAAGAAAATGTTTTGGAAAAATTTCCGCTTAAAGAAGTATTTAAAAGAGCAAAAGCGGGTGTTGTTATCTCAATGTTGATCACTTGGGTTTTGACAGGTTGTATTATTGTAATGATTTTATTTATCCCAAAATATATGGCAGAAATTTTACAATTTGATACCAATTTCCAAACTTATTTACAAATGGGTGGAATTTTCTTTATTTCTTTAGGTTGTATTATAAGTGGAATTTTAGCCGATAAAATAGGTATTTTTAAATCTGGTATTATTTTTTCCTTGTTTTTTGGCTTAGCTTGTGCATTTTATTTTCACTTTCTTTACAATACAAATGCTAATATAATCCTAGTCAGTATTTTTTACTTAATGGCTTGCTTTTTTGGCGGAGTAATGAATTTTTGCCCTTTGATAATGAATGAAGTTTTTGAAGCAAAGATTAAATTTTCAGGACTTTCTTTTTCTTATAACATTGCCTATGCCATTGCAGGAGGCATAACCCCTCAACTTGCACTTTTATTGCATAAATTTGCATTTGCAAATTTAGATAATGCGTGGCGTTTTTCTTTGGGTTATTATATGTTTTTAATCGTTTTATTAGCTTTATTATCAGCTTTTATTTTTAGATATCTTAATAATACCCAACGCACATACTCTCAGTGA